The Allocatelliglobosispora scoriae genome contains a region encoding:
- a CDS encoding SGNH/GDSL hydrolase family protein gives MSSDSRGRRIARLAAFSGGAICAAGIVTAGVLFGQVEVARRTIPLAEAPPPRTDGRYGQRFNAPPVTVAVLGDSSAAGYGVRRARQTPGALIATGISRRLSRPVELRSFAVVGCTSARMWPQVEAALELRPDLVIIMIGANDVTHSDSRAAAVRYLADAVRALRACGAAVVVGTCPDLGAVQPIRPPLRWLARHWSRQMATAQTIAVVEAGGWTVSLGDLLGPRFAAEPTRFFGDDRYHPSAEGYAAAGAALLPTSLAALGAREVTPVDTAVDGVRSLPRAAAVAARRAGTEVSGAQVGGRDRGPAGRWAKLRHRMRWHEELGRAT, from the coding sequence ATGAGTTCCGATTCTCGCGGACGCCGCATCGCCCGCCTGGCGGCGTTCAGTGGCGGCGCGATCTGCGCCGCCGGGATCGTCACGGCGGGGGTCCTCTTCGGCCAGGTGGAGGTCGCGCGGCGGACGATTCCCCTCGCCGAGGCGCCGCCGCCACGGACGGACGGCCGATACGGCCAGCGCTTCAACGCCCCGCCCGTGACCGTCGCCGTGCTCGGCGACTCCTCCGCGGCGGGATACGGCGTGCGGCGGGCCCGGCAGACACCCGGCGCGCTCATCGCGACCGGCATCTCCCGCCGGCTGAGCCGCCCCGTCGAGCTGCGCAGCTTCGCCGTCGTGGGCTGCACCTCCGCTCGCATGTGGCCGCAGGTCGAGGCCGCGCTGGAGCTGCGACCCGACCTCGTCATCATCATGATCGGCGCCAACGACGTGACCCACTCCGACAGCCGGGCGGCCGCCGTGCGCTACCTCGCCGACGCCGTTCGGGCGCTGCGCGCCTGCGGTGCCGCAGTGGTCGTCGGCACCTGCCCGGATCTCGGCGCGGTGCAGCCGATCCGGCCGCCGCTGCGCTGGCTGGCCCGTCACTGGAGCAGGCAGATGGCGACCGCCCAGACGATCGCCGTCGTCGAGGCGGGCGGCTGGACCGTCTCCCTCGGCGACCTCCTCGGGCCGCGTTTCGCCGCCGAGCCGACCCGCTTCTTCGGCGACGACCGCTACCACCCCTCCGCCGAGGGCTATGCCGCAGCGGGCGCCGCGTTGCTGCCCACGAGCCTCGCCGCACTCGGCGCACGAGAAGTCACACCTGTTGACACGGCCGTCGACGGGGTACGGTCGCTTCCACGGGCCGCAGCAGTCGCGGCCCGCCGTGCTGGCACAGAGGTGAGCGGCGCCCAGGTCGGGGGCCGTGACCGCGGGCCGGCCGGACGCTGGGCCAAACTGAGACATCGCATGCGCTGGCACGAAGAGCTGGGGCGTGCCACCTGA
- a CDS encoding SGNH/GDSL hydrolase family protein has product MTLLGKVGRAAAVALVAGTVGGAAVLTAEAVIASRRRYAQPALGLNLRTSIGEPTAPPLRLVMLGDSSALGVGVDRVADTVGGQLATLLAADRSGTGRRIELASVGVSGSRSKDLATQVSRSLLGERPDVAVILVGANDVIGMRRPGEAAAYLASAVRRLREAGVEVVVGTCPDLGAARAIAPPLRQIVGWMGRKTARAQMRSVHAAGGAVVDLGAETGAVFRADPATLCHDRYHPSADGYRVWAYALLPAVAQAAGVSPRLP; this is encoded by the coding sequence ATGACGCTCCTGGGGAAGGTCGGTCGTGCCGCAGCCGTGGCACTCGTCGCGGGCACGGTCGGCGGCGCCGCCGTGCTCACCGCTGAGGCGGTCATCGCGAGCCGTCGTCGCTATGCCCAGCCCGCGCTCGGACTCAACCTGCGCACCTCGATCGGCGAGCCCACCGCTCCCCCGCTCCGCCTGGTGATGCTCGGCGACTCCTCGGCGCTCGGCGTCGGCGTGGACCGCGTCGCCGACACCGTCGGCGGTCAGCTCGCCACCCTGCTCGCGGCCGACCGCAGCGGCACCGGACGCCGGATCGAGCTCGCGAGCGTCGGCGTCTCGGGCTCGCGCTCCAAGGACCTGGCGACCCAGGTGTCGCGGTCGCTGCTGGGCGAGCGCCCGGATGTCGCCGTCATCCTCGTCGGCGCCAACGACGTGATCGGCATGCGCCGGCCCGGTGAGGCCGCCGCCTATCTCGCCTCGGCCGTGCGCCGGCTGCGCGAGGCGGGCGTCGAGGTCGTCGTGGGCACCTGTCCCGATCTGGGCGCCGCGCGGGCCATCGCACCGCCGCTGCGCCAGATCGTCGGCTGGATGGGGCGCAAGACGGCGCGGGCGCAGATGCGCTCGGTCCACGCCGCCGGTGGCGCCGTCGTGGATCTCGGTGCCGAGACCGGTGCGGTCTTCCGGGCCGACCCGGCGACGCTCTGCCATGATCGTTACCACCCCTCCGCCGACGGCTACCGGGTGTGGGCTTACGCCTTGCTACCCGCCGTGGCGCAGGCCGCCGGAGTGTCGCCACGCCTGCCATAG